A window from candidate division KSB1 bacterium encodes these proteins:
- a CDS encoding C25 family cysteine peptidase, whose product MSPVKSLRFLLIVPVMLVAADRVQVVEQKDDRIRLRITCEPPVLQAVPGKADLTVELPSKDRAFFFDPKGRLIPYRPIVLQFPYRHAQVRLITVQEERYKAFPPEPSMERPLGGDSIFQSGTSVNAAVDLAFIGEYNGNRLWSANVYPNFFDEAAGELVFRREVVFDVTAEEAALERLVPIPLQEAELLDHIGAVGSRFKAQAVSAKALQKSRQENVERWKIIVNEEGLYRITGRDLQAAGVNLLAIDFKNLRLTCYGKDVSIYPSGWRDGQFDPDDYFEFWGEPNRKTYQQEAPDLYRDPFTDERVYWLSWEKRGLWMAEETGQITNLQPGSYSRPYSFLETIHVEKDAYYERLSTLEEDRLRDHWFFDSGISSGKKIEYPFTLVHPDLQSPLGVRARVMLRGRTTSMDIQHNISVFLNDSFLFSSTWKGQETADLISQPGSYVSASSLQNGVNRLSIVNNVEPQNYDFVMLNWFEITYPRLYRAYKNFIKFSIPPASPGGKFLFRVDGFTESGIEVYKLHQSKINGGVIEEVTDFSGYTSLQISFQNDVFSPDVEFVAVTESAKKKPLKIIKDQPTALKSENLAADYLIISHRRFIQSQALKDLIALRQSQGLTVLAVDAEDIYDEFNYGHVSTFAIKEFIRHAYLNWQSPKLEYVLLVGDGSYVRRTAEGDTLDLVPVHMRQTMSFGAAASDHWYTLLTGDDEIPEVAIGRLPVRTKEELERFIGKIIRYETNPPVGDWANRFLIIGGNGDDFRSQGIALSKIMPPQINTRLLFSLRDRSAPIDPYFGGTTDLLDYFSRGCSIMTFHGHGGGAIWADNGLLRVEDCRRINTRGKFPFIISMTCFTGAFESPETESLADALLMERDDGAAAFFGASGVGWTWNDYFLQSEIMKQIFTYPSVPMGKMIAAAKIAYLAHYQTPQAFSQVNQYHLLGDPAMRLHIPQGSVSVSLKESIALPGDTLKAVGKTSFQIGFGIFDLEDSLRLIVSSHTLETADSL is encoded by the coding sequence ATGTCGCCTGTCAAATCATTACGCTTTCTTTTAATAGTGCCGGTCATGCTCGTCGCTGCCGATCGCGTGCAGGTAGTCGAGCAAAAGGACGATCGCATTCGTCTCCGAATAACCTGCGAGCCGCCGGTCCTGCAGGCCGTTCCGGGTAAAGCCGACCTCACTGTTGAGTTGCCGAGTAAAGACCGCGCGTTTTTCTTTGATCCCAAAGGACGTCTCATCCCCTATCGGCCGATTGTGCTGCAGTTTCCCTATCGCCATGCCCAAGTTAGGCTCATTACGGTGCAGGAGGAGCGGTACAAGGCGTTTCCACCGGAGCCGAGCATGGAGCGGCCGCTGGGCGGTGATTCCATTTTCCAGAGCGGCACGTCCGTCAATGCGGCCGTTGATCTGGCATTCATCGGCGAGTACAACGGCAATCGTTTGTGGTCGGCGAACGTCTATCCCAATTTTTTTGACGAGGCTGCAGGAGAACTGGTCTTTCGTCGGGAAGTGGTTTTCGACGTGACGGCCGAAGAGGCGGCGCTTGAGAGGCTCGTTCCCATTCCGCTGCAGGAAGCAGAGCTGCTCGATCACATCGGCGCCGTCGGCAGCCGCTTTAAAGCGCAGGCCGTCTCGGCTAAGGCTCTGCAAAAAAGCAGACAGGAAAATGTCGAACGGTGGAAGATCATCGTCAACGAGGAAGGCCTTTACCGGATTACCGGCAGGGACTTGCAGGCGGCCGGCGTCAATCTCTTAGCGATCGATTTCAAAAACCTGCGGCTAACCTGCTACGGAAAGGATGTCTCCATTTATCCCTCCGGCTGGCGCGACGGACAATTCGATCCGGACGACTATTTCGAGTTTTGGGGCGAACCGAACCGCAAGACCTATCAGCAGGAGGCCCCGGATCTCTACCGCGATCCGTTTACCGATGAACGCGTCTACTGGCTTTCCTGGGAAAAGCGCGGCTTATGGATGGCGGAGGAAACGGGTCAGATCACCAACCTGCAGCCCGGCAGTTACTCGCGGCCTTATTCCTTTCTCGAAACCATTCATGTTGAAAAAGATGCCTACTATGAGCGTTTGAGCACCCTCGAGGAGGATCGGCTTCGCGATCATTGGTTTTTCGACAGCGGCATCAGCTCGGGCAAAAAGATCGAATACCCTTTTACGCTCGTGCATCCCGATCTGCAGTCGCCTTTGGGCGTGCGTGCGCGCGTCATGCTGCGTGGTCGAACCACCTCCATGGATATTCAGCACAACATTTCGGTTTTTCTCAACGACAGCTTTCTTTTCTCCAGCACTTGGAAGGGTCAGGAGACGGCTGACCTGATTTCTCAACCCGGCTCTTACGTCAGCGCTTCTTCGCTGCAGAACGGCGTCAATCGCCTGAGCATCGTCAACAACGTGGAGCCGCAGAATTATGATTTTGTGATGCTGAATTGGTTCGAAATCACCTATCCCAGACTTTATCGCGCCTATAAAAATTTCATCAAATTTTCCATTCCTCCTGCTTCGCCCGGCGGCAAGTTCCTCTTTCGCGTGGACGGCTTTACCGAGTCGGGAATCGAGGTCTACAAGCTGCATCAGAGCAAAATCAACGGCGGCGTCATCGAAGAGGTGACCGATTTCAGCGGCTATACTTCGCTGCAGATCAGCTTTCAAAATGACGTCTTTTCGCCCGATGTCGAATTTGTCGCTGTTACGGAAAGCGCAAAAAAGAAACCTCTAAAAATCATCAAAGACCAACCCACGGCGCTGAAAAGCGAAAACCTTGCTGCCGATTACCTGATCATTTCGCATCGCCGCTTTATACAGTCTCAGGCGCTGAAAGATTTGATTGCGCTGCGACAGTCGCAGGGTTTGACGGTGTTGGCCGTCGATGCTGAGGATATTTATGACGAGTTCAACTATGGTCACGTCAGCACTTTTGCGATAAAAGAATTTATCAGACATGCCTATTTGAATTGGCAATCGCCCAAACTGGAATATGTGCTGCTCGTAGGCGACGGCAGCTATGTGCGGCGCACGGCCGAGGGGGATACGCTCGACTTGGTCCCGGTGCATATGCGGCAGACGATGTCCTTCGGCGCCGCCGCTTCGGACCATTGGTATACATTGCTCACCGGAGACGACGAAATACCGGAAGTGGCCATCGGGCGGTTGCCGGTGCGTACCAAGGAGGAACTGGAGCGGTTCATCGGCAAGATCATCCGTTATGAGACCAACCCGCCGGTCGGCGATTGGGCGAATCGTTTTCTCATCATTGGCGGCAACGGTGACGATTTCCGCTCTCAAGGAATTGCATTATCCAAGATTATGCCTCCGCAGATCAACACGCGGTTGTTGTTTTCCCTGCGCGATCGCTCGGCCCCGATCGATCCCTATTTCGGCGGCACCACCGACCTGCTCGACTATTTCAGCCGCGGCTGCAGCATCATGACCTTTCACGGCCACGGCGGCGGAGCTATATGGGCGGATAACGGCCTGCTGCGCGTCGAAGACTGCCGACGTATCAACACCCGCGGCAAGTTTCCCTTTATCATCAGCATGACCTGCTTTACGGGCGCCTTTGAATCGCCGGAAACAGAGTCCCTCGCAGATGCTCTGCTCATGGAAAGAGACGATGGCGCGGCGGCCTTTTTCGGCGCCAGCGGTGTCGGCTGGACTTGGAATGACTATTTTCTCCAGTCCGAAATCATGAAGCAGATTTTTACCTATCCTTCCGTGCCTATGGGGAAAATGATCGCGGCAGCCAAGATTGCCTATTTGGCTCATTACCAGACGCCGCAGGCTTTTTCGCAGGTCAACCAGTATCATCTTCTCGGCGACCCGGCGATGCGGCTGCATATTCCCCAAGGGAGCGTATCGGTATCGCTCAAAGAATCCATCGCCCTGCCCGGCGACACGCTGAAGGCTGTCGGCAAGACCTCTTTTCAAATCGGTTTTGGAATTTTCGATTTGGAAGACAGCCTCAGGCTGATCGTTTCCTCACACACCCTCGAAACCGCCGATTCGCTT
- a CDS encoding T9SS type A sorting domain-containing protein, protein MKEKMMMFSLALALTAVAAFSQVQFHNGLSAKEVQKVRDFDAYTGELRCLADNLDKAIRHIAAEERKKRRIERELQSRLTPDVLVPLFFSETSKCGIDPMQLRQAKLRKASRSAQDGGISGTVLVEGQVPEDDVKVYVFDRHGYFAGSADVDLSTGRYAVAPLPSDSFYVVARSNRYVDEIYDNIVSPLASMKSWRQAKKVFVPAAVVDNIDFNLRQGARITGTVTAESGLPLEDGMVVDFRVTTEDDPSAVIERSVELIGGRYELIVPATGRFKIRAAVEGYEPRWSGNRADWAEAAVVVIEDFSAAPVVDFILPQLPEMPVGQITGIVRPALFVLLAVFDASDTSFVRFGFSLGYGEVAYALSDLPPGNYFIYADDVLGTLVGAGNSVGEFYDGGSGTRSIIGAKPVEVRAGEPTVDINFDLEPGAVISGKVTLAGGTPLDSLTLLLVNADLFKGGEPFITRFEVDVVSTDFDGSYEIPGLKSGNYYLRTFSDFFINFDLEGPADILTDGKHKGKVIDQYFGGEPNLLGLFRAQKLTIEAPTELNNIDFILQPACKISGRVTESETGAPVHQLYVAALEDSSGYPFYPWAAVNDSGRYELRALPKGRYKLLALTGFTGKTDLLPEYFGGSRSFYTAQVVELNRERLEGIDFALERGATLEGFILLPDGRRLGADVQDGIPVVAFDADSGETASYDFVQFNGGFRIDRLLPGNYKLAVMPRPPFAAAYCGGGAAFDDPLAETIALKYGQIVGDKTIVLSEASGILRGVVSDSLGKPLSGVMLAAYDRTGHMVAYAVTGIDSRTGKQLNDPGAYEMPNLKPGEYAVRTIALFMATSILDLGLELFGGLEAIDPLSLLLGGDLGNLRLDWNFYQDQWYGGAPATLTIALDKLLFQLSSYGLANAADVALTPIFLPIPFFDVVPEKAVRVKIVGGTPVVANFKLGRVKWNKVVSGANEPAAVYDFVLHQNYPNPFNPQTRITFTLPRGGWVDIAVFDALGRLVGEPIRRHYSEGMHSIDWQAVTAQEGKLAAGIYFLRLKAFGETRTIKMTLLK, encoded by the coding sequence ATGAAGGAAAAAATGATGATGTTTTCCCTGGCGCTTGCCTTGACGGCGGTCGCTGCCTTCAGTCAAGTCCAATTTCACAACGGACTTTCTGCGAAAGAGGTTCAAAAAGTAAGGGATTTTGATGCCTATACGGGGGAGCTGCGGTGTTTGGCGGATAACCTCGATAAGGCGATCCGACATATCGCTGCGGAGGAGAGGAAAAAACGGCGGATCGAACGGGAACTGCAAAGCCGACTGACGCCCGATGTGCTTGTCCCTCTGTTTTTCAGCGAAACCTCCAAGTGCGGCATCGACCCGATGCAGCTGCGGCAGGCAAAGCTCCGCAAAGCCTCGCGCTCGGCTCAAGACGGCGGCATCTCCGGAACCGTATTGGTGGAGGGTCAAGTGCCAGAAGACGACGTCAAGGTTTATGTCTTTGATCGTCACGGCTATTTTGCCGGATCGGCGGACGTCGATTTGAGCACGGGACGCTATGCCGTTGCGCCGCTGCCGAGCGACTCGTTCTATGTCGTCGCCCGCAGCAACCGATACGTCGATGAGATCTATGACAATATCGTTTCACCGTTGGCTTCCATGAAGAGCTGGCGGCAGGCTAAAAAGGTCTTTGTTCCGGCTGCGGTTGTGGACAATATCGATTTCAATCTGCGGCAGGGAGCGCGCATCACCGGCACCGTGACGGCCGAGAGCGGTTTGCCGCTCGAAGACGGGATGGTGGTCGATTTTCGCGTCACGACCGAAGACGATCCCTCAGCCGTTATCGAACGCTCTGTTGAGCTGATCGGCGGCCGATACGAGCTGATTGTGCCCGCTACCGGACGGTTCAAAATCCGCGCCGCTGTCGAGGGCTATGAGCCGCGTTGGTCCGGCAACCGAGCCGATTGGGCGGAGGCGGCGGTCGTGGTCATCGAAGATTTCAGCGCCGCGCCGGTCGTCGATTTTATCCTGCCGCAGCTGCCCGAAATGCCGGTCGGACAAATAACCGGCATTGTACGACCGGCTTTGTTTGTCCTTTTGGCGGTTTTTGACGCCTCCGACACTTCCTTTGTCCGCTTCGGCTTCAGCCTCGGTTATGGTGAAGTAGCGTATGCGCTTTCGGATTTGCCCCCCGGCAATTATTTCATTTACGCCGATGACGTTCTCGGGACCCTGGTCGGTGCCGGCAATTCGGTGGGAGAGTTCTACGATGGAGGTTCCGGCACCCGCTCCATCATCGGCGCAAAACCGGTCGAGGTTCGCGCGGGCGAACCGACCGTCGACATCAATTTCGATCTCGAGCCGGGCGCCGTCATCTCCGGTAAAGTCACTCTTGCCGGCGGCACGCCGCTCGACTCGCTGACTCTTCTCTTGGTCAATGCCGATCTTTTTAAGGGAGGGGAGCCGTTCATCACGCGTTTCGAAGTGGACGTCGTGTCGACGGATTTCGACGGCAGTTATGAAATTCCCGGTCTCAAGTCCGGCAACTATTACCTGCGAACCTTTTCCGATTTCTTTATCAATTTTGATCTCGAAGGTCCGGCCGATATTTTGACCGATGGAAAACACAAAGGCAAGGTGATCGACCAGTACTTTGGAGGTGAACCGAATCTGCTCGGACTCTTTCGGGCGCAAAAATTGACGATCGAGGCGCCGACAGAGCTGAACAACATTGATTTTATTCTGCAGCCGGCCTGCAAGATCAGCGGCCGCGTGACGGAAAGCGAAACTGGTGCTCCGGTGCATCAGCTCTACGTGGCGGCTTTGGAAGACTCGAGCGGTTATCCTTTCTACCCGTGGGCGGCCGTTAATGACTCCGGCAGATATGAGCTGCGCGCTCTGCCGAAAGGCAGATACAAGCTGTTGGCGCTGACCGGTTTCACCGGCAAGACCGACCTTCTGCCCGAATATTTCGGCGGCAGTCGCAGCTTCTACACTGCCCAAGTGGTCGAGCTGAATCGCGAGCGGCTCGAAGGAATTGATTTCGCGTTGGAAAGGGGCGCGACGCTCGAAGGTTTCATCCTGCTGCCGGATGGACGCCGATTAGGTGCAGATGTGCAGGATGGAATTCCGGTCGTGGCTTTTGATGCGGACAGCGGAGAGACAGCCTCGTATGATTTCGTCCAATTCAACGGCGGGTTCCGCATCGACCGGCTGTTGCCCGGCAATTACAAGCTCGCCGTAATGCCTCGACCGCCGTTTGCCGCCGCTTATTGCGGCGGTGGTGCCGCCTTTGACGATCCTCTTGCCGAAACCATTGCCCTAAAGTACGGTCAAATTGTAGGCGACAAGACAATAGTTCTCTCTGAAGCTTCGGGTATCCTGCGCGGCGTCGTTTCCGACAGCCTTGGAAAGCCGCTTTCGGGTGTGATGCTGGCGGCTTACGACCGCACAGGCCACATGGTTGCTTACGCCGTTACCGGCATCGACAGCCGAACCGGAAAGCAGCTCAATGACCCCGGCGCTTACGAGATGCCCAACCTGAAGCCCGGCGAGTATGCAGTGCGAACCATCGCGCTGTTTATGGCAACTTCTATCCTGGACTTGGGTTTGGAATTATTCGGCGGCCTTGAGGCGATTGATCCGTTGAGTTTGCTCCTGGGCGGCGATTTGGGGAATCTGCGGCTCGACTGGAACTTTTACCAGGATCAATGGTACGGCGGCGCGCCGGCAACGCTGACCATTGCTCTCGACAAGCTGCTTTTCCAGCTCTCGTCGTACGGTCTTGCGAACGCCGCCGACGTTGCGCTGACGCCGATTTTTTTGCCGATACCTTTCTTTGACGTCGTTCCGGAAAAAGCCGTACGCGTAAAAATAGTCGGCGGCACACCTGTGGTCGCCAATTTCAAACTCGGTCGCGTCAAGTGGAATAAGGTGGTGAGCGGCGCGAACGAACCGGCGGCGGTTTATGACTTTGTGCTGCATCAAAATTATCCCAATCCATTCAATCCGCAGACGCGCATAACTTTTACCCTTCCGCGTGGCGGCTGGGTAGACATTGCGGTCTTTGATGCGCTCGGCCGCCTCGTCGGCGAACCGATTCGCCGGCATTATTCGGAGGGCATGCATTCTATTGACTGGCAGGCCGTCACCGCGCAGGAAGGAAAACTTGCCGCCGGCATCTATTTTCTCCGGCTCAAGGCGTTCGGTGAAACCAGAACCATCAAAATGACCTTGCTGAAATAG
- a CDS encoding DUF4390 domain-containing protein, with translation MKTCSVFLFLMLPLIVFGSAQLTFSDIRTENGELLLSYQVDGLFDETGLLLLQRGAASQLVHRIILWKKRGIVNPLVKEIVLTMHLSYDPWEKKYCILAGEEKRLTNSLETVRERCTSVRDLTVCRLEELDDNQVYYFSLEISYKPIAGESLTAVGGLLEDGKKNSGKGRLWNVLLNLLGFGDKKLAAKSAEFRRSGGGLVLLTP, from the coding sequence ATGAAGACCTGCTCTGTTTTTCTTTTCCTCATGTTGCCGCTAATCGTTTTCGGCTCTGCGCAGTTGACCTTTAGCGACATCCGGACCGAAAACGGGGAACTGCTCCTTTCCTATCAAGTCGACGGTCTTTTTGACGAGACCGGTTTACTTTTGCTCCAACGCGGCGCCGCGTCCCAGCTGGTTCACCGCATTATTTTATGGAAAAAACGAGGGATAGTCAATCCGCTGGTCAAAGAAATCGTCCTTACTATGCATTTATCTTATGATCCCTGGGAAAAGAAATATTGTATCCTCGCGGGTGAGGAAAAGAGGCTGACGAATTCGCTGGAGACGGTGCGGGAACGATGCACCTCCGTTCGTGATTTGACAGTCTGCCGGTTGGAAGAATTGGATGATAACCAAGTCTACTACTTTAGTTTGGAAATCAGTTATAAACCTATTGCCGGCGAAAGCCTGACGGCGGTGGGCGGGTTGCTGGAGGACGGTAAAAAAAACAGCGGCAAAGGCCGACTATGGAATGTCTTGCTCAATCTGCTCGGTTTCGGCGACAAAAAGTTGGCTGCCAAAAGCGCCGAGTTCCGCAGATCGGGGGGAGGCCTCGTCCTGTTGACGCCGTGA
- a CDS encoding biopolymer transporter ExbD — translation MQFKDRKRRRPTLNITSLIDVMFILLIFFMVSSSFIEQPGMKLELPTIQSNEVERVENLVIYLSRDQEIFLGEKRVPLENLADEITVRIPNIREKTLILKADQQVPHGLVVKVMDTARRCGLTKIVIGAKTEQEP, via the coding sequence ATGCAGTTTAAAGACCGAAAGCGGCGGCGACCGACCCTCAACATCACTTCGTTGATCGATGTGATGTTCATTCTGCTGATCTTTTTCATGGTCTCTTCCAGTTTCATCGAGCAGCCGGGCATGAAGCTCGAATTGCCCACCATCCAATCCAACGAAGTGGAGCGTGTGGAAAACCTCGTCATCTACCTGTCGCGCGACCAGGAAATTTTCTTGGGCGAAAAGCGTGTACCGCTGGAAAATTTGGCGGATGAGATTACCGTCCGCATTCCCAATATTCGTGAAAAAACGCTCATTCTCAAGGCGGACCAGCAGGTTCCGCATGGTTTGGTGGTAAAGGTGATGGATACAGCGCGGCGTTGCGGCTTGACCAAAATCGTCATCGGCGCTAAAACGGAGCAGGAGCCGTGA
- a CDS encoding DUF4091 domain-containing protein, translating to MRKTARLLFWIVCLCLTPAAAAEDLIARRADQWIGQDSFEIDSSDGRLCLAVLGDPAGAAFAKLPFAFTPNTWYELSVQMRYEQNAYASAAMVGTDFANRDVQATEEWLTVTFRFMAPRDGDHYVRLGLWQGRGRILFRSLRIAKLLPIHIPQAGIELGDGESITEGLYAAHYYFASLGTYAVRTLARFDAYFNTNRWDMTDGREVIYCHRLGYWQQIDARLSLKISFRQSGYLELAASKNGVDWQIIGIISRVGIAEFILPIEIFPAEQVFIRLQAGRPPTRIQIDEYRYEAHVDSDAPNLIGKTRFLRIDRQAEAVTISRKDNETFQLKVKGNESLKLIRPDRQDKAAERVTSRSIHIKSQEILNSGHLIVNIKGDTLVSLQPAEPLSAFDDYGDRLQEIEGAVIWSCESMRKIAPAQEPPKRTGRVVAFSAARNEYEAVQIVVYAKKPIRRLWAYVEPFRHPSGAVLPPDSATVYRVGYVHVRVPTDERGATGLWPDPLLPFDRPTTVRAGGNQPLWLSIHVPSECPAGDYLGRLVLKIDTETVPVPLLLTVWDFTLPHETHLQSAVGLYLSTLQRYHRLTDNRSLTQVFELYLRNLAQHRLSPFDPFALSPIRVDVDERTLGVRLDFTQFDQAYRRWVQGLGFNTFLLSIPGLPSGNSLHLQPGLLAGFAEGTPQYEKLTAECLRQIRSHLEGIGALEQAYLYWFDEPEPKYYPYIRRVNKWIAAEAPGLARLLTEQPVPELFGAVDIWCPILHQFRQSAAEERRRQGERIWWYICTNPKAPYPGMFIDHPAVELRSWIWMAWKYGIQGILLWSVNYWTSDKAFPPPAQQDPYQDPMSYRSGAGVQPDERSYWGNGDGRLIYPPPRDSTDGVCISGPVNSLRWEILRDGIEDYEYLFLLKALIESHRRNVRQSLLSKAEELVSVPNEICSSLTSFSLTPEPILERRKQVAEMIVKLQTATR from the coding sequence GTGAGGAAAACAGCGCGGCTGCTGTTTTGGATCGTTTGCCTTTGCCTGACTCCGGCGGCCGCTGCCGAAGATTTGATCGCACGGCGTGCAGACCAATGGATCGGCCAAGACAGCTTTGAGATCGATTCGTCGGACGGCAGGCTTTGCCTGGCAGTGCTCGGGGACCCTGCCGGCGCCGCTTTTGCCAAACTGCCCTTTGCATTCACCCCCAATACCTGGTACGAACTTTCCGTTCAGATGCGTTATGAGCAAAATGCTTACGCTTCGGCGGCAATGGTCGGAACCGACTTTGCCAATCGGGATGTACAAGCGACGGAAGAGTGGCTGACGGTCACCTTTCGATTCATGGCACCGCGGGACGGCGATCACTATGTTCGACTCGGCCTTTGGCAGGGACGAGGAAGGATACTTTTCCGCTCTCTCCGAATTGCAAAGCTTTTACCCATTCATATACCGCAGGCCGGCATTGAACTCGGCGACGGCGAGTCCATTACAGAGGGACTTTATGCGGCGCATTACTATTTTGCTTCGCTGGGCACCTATGCCGTGCGCACGCTCGCAAGATTTGACGCCTATTTCAATACCAACCGCTGGGACATGACCGATGGTCGTGAGGTGATCTATTGTCATCGCCTTGGCTATTGGCAGCAGATCGACGCTCGGCTGTCTCTCAAGATTTCTTTTAGACAAAGCGGCTATCTTGAACTTGCCGCCTCAAAGAACGGCGTCGATTGGCAAATCATCGGCATAATTTCCCGTGTCGGAATAGCTGAATTCATTTTGCCGATAGAAATCTTTCCCGCCGAACAAGTCTTTATTCGGCTGCAGGCCGGCAGACCACCGACGCGCATTCAAATCGATGAATACCGCTACGAAGCGCATGTCGATTCCGACGCTCCGAACTTGATCGGCAAGACCCGCTTTCTGCGCATAGACCGGCAGGCCGAAGCGGTAACTATCAGCCGGAAAGATAACGAAACGTTTCAGCTGAAGGTAAAAGGTAATGAATCTCTGAAGCTTATTCGCCCGGACAGGCAAGACAAGGCTGCCGAAAGGGTCACTTCGCGCTCTATTCATATCAAATCACAAGAGATCCTAAACAGCGGCCACCTGATCGTCAACATTAAGGGCGACACTCTTGTTTCGCTGCAGCCGGCGGAGCCTCTTTCAGCCTTTGACGATTATGGTGATCGATTGCAGGAGATAGAGGGCGCGGTGATTTGGAGCTGCGAGTCGATGCGCAAGATCGCGCCCGCGCAGGAGCCGCCGAAACGAACCGGCCGCGTCGTTGCCTTTTCCGCGGCACGCAACGAATATGAAGCCGTGCAGATTGTCGTCTATGCGAAAAAGCCCATTCGTCGCCTGTGGGCGTATGTCGAGCCGTTTCGTCACCCTTCCGGAGCTGTTTTGCCTCCCGACTCGGCAACGGTTTACCGCGTCGGCTATGTCCATGTGCGCGTGCCGACCGACGAACGCGGCGCGACAGGTCTTTGGCCCGATCCTCTGCTGCCGTTTGATCGGCCGACGACAGTTCGGGCCGGTGGGAACCAGCCGCTTTGGCTGAGTATTCATGTGCCGTCGGAATGTCCGGCCGGAGACTATCTCGGCCGCCTCGTACTAAAAATCGATACGGAAACCGTGCCCGTACCTTTGCTCCTGACGGTGTGGGATTTCACTCTGCCGCACGAAACTCATCTGCAAAGCGCCGTGGGGCTTTATCTTTCGACCCTGCAACGCTACCACCGGCTCACCGACAACCGATCCTTGACGCAAGTTTTCGAGCTCTACCTGCGCAATCTTGCTCAGCACCGCCTTTCGCCGTTCGATCCTTTTGCTCTTTCGCCGATCCGCGTCGATGTCGACGAAAGAACCCTTGGGGTTCGTTTGGATTTTACCCAGTTCGACCAAGCCTATCGGCGCTGGGTGCAGGGCTTGGGTTTCAACACGTTCCTGCTGTCGATACCGGGCCTGCCTTCGGGCAACTCTCTGCACCTGCAGCCCGGCTTGCTTGCCGGTTTTGCCGAGGGAACACCGCAATACGAAAAATTGACGGCAGAATGTCTGCGCCAAATTCGTTCGCACCTCGAGGGCATAGGTGCCCTCGAACAGGCTTACCTCTACTGGTTCGACGAACCCGAACCGAAATATTATCCTTACATTCGCCGCGTCAACAAATGGATTGCCGCCGAGGCTCCGGGTTTGGCAAGATTGTTGACCGAGCAGCCTGTGCCGGAGCTTTTCGGAGCGGTCGACATCTGGTGTCCCATTTTGCATCAATTTCGGCAGAGTGCGGCCGAGGAGAGAAGACGCCAAGGCGAACGAATATGGTGGTATATTTGTACCAATCCCAAAGCACCTTATCCGGGCATGTTCATTGACCATCCGGCGGTGGAGCTGCGGAGTTGGATTTGGATGGCGTGGAAATATGGGATACAGGGCATTCTGCTCTGGTCGGTGAACTATTGGACGAGCGATAAAGCCTTTCCGCCGCCGGCTCAACAAGATCCCTATCAGGACCCAATGAGCTACCGCAGCGGCGCAGGAGTTCAGCCTGATGAACGCTCTTATTGGGGAAACGGCGACGGCCGGTTGATTTATCCGCCGCCGAGGGATTCGACCGACGGCGTGTGCATTTCAGGACCGGTGAACTCCTTGCGGTGGGAAATTTTGCGGGACGGCATAGAGGACTATGAGTATCTCTTTCTTCTGAAAGCGCTCATCGAATCACATCGACGTAATGTACGCCAATCCCTGCTGTCGAAAGCTGAAGAGTTGGTGAGCGTGCCGAATGAAATTTGTTCTTCATTGACCTCCTTCAGCCTCACGCCCGAGCCCATTTTGGAGAGGCGAAAGCAGGTGGCTGAAATGATAGTCAAGCTGCAAACTGCAACGAGGTAG
- a CDS encoding MotA/TolQ/ExbB proton channel family protein, whose translation MSQVIDYLARGGVTMIPLLLASILALTIVIERAISLRRKKILIPEIISVIESLDRLEDIELAKAICEKHSGAFADLVLTGLQNLDLTPTEMRELLNDQGRQEVRALERGLPALETIAGVAPLLGLLGTVLGMIKVFTVISRVGTGQASQLAGGISEALITTVAGLVIGIPSLIMYNYFSAKAEDFILDIEKYTTKLLHKIRQLQK comes from the coding sequence ATGAGCCAAGTAATTGATTACCTGGCGCGCGGCGGCGTGACCATGATTCCCCTGCTGTTGGCTTCAATTTTAGCGCTGACCATTGTCATCGAACGCGCGATCAGCCTGCGTCGCAAAAAAATTCTCATTCCGGAGATTATTTCCGTCATCGAGTCGCTCGATCGATTGGAAGATATCGAGCTGGCCAAGGCGATCTGCGAAAAACACTCCGGCGCTTTTGCCGATTTGGTGTTGACCGGCCTGCAGAATTTGGATCTGACGCCGACCGAGATGCGCGAGCTTCTGAACGATCAGGGCCGCCAAGAGGTGCGGGCGCTGGAGCGCGGGCTGCCGGCATTGGAGACGATTGCCGGTGTGGCGCCGCTTTTAGGGTTGTTGGGAACCGTCCTGGGAATGATCAAAGTTTTTACCGTTATTTCGCGCGTGGGGACCGGTCAGGCCAGTCAACTGGCGGGCGGCATATCCGAGGCGCTCATCACCACCGTTGCCGGGCTTGTCATCGGCATTCCCTCTCTTATTATGTACAACTACTTTTCCGCCAAGGCCGAGGACTTTATTCTCGATATTGAAAAATATACGACCAAGCTGCTGCATAAAATTCGACAGCTTCAGAAATAG